Within Streptomyces roseirectus, the genomic segment CCACGACCCCGCACAGCCCCACGGCCGCGATCGCGGCGAGCCCGCGCCCGCGCCGCAGGCACCAGGAGACGGCCGCCGCGCCGCCCAGGCACAGCCCGAGGAACAGCGCCTGGGAGTGCTTGACGGTGAACAGCGCGGCCAGCGCGGCGGCGATCAGGCACGCGCCCGCGCGGACCCGGCCGTCCAGGGCGAGCGCGCACCCCCACAGGGCCGTCAGGGTGAGCGCCAGCATCAGGCCCTCGGTCATCGGGCGCATCGCGGTCGTGCCGACCGGCAGGAGGTAGTACAGGGCCTGGCCGGTCAGGCAGGCGTACGGCGGGGCGCGCAGCGTCCGCAGGACCAGGAAGACCAGCAGCCCGCCGAGCACGGCGACGGTCACGCTCGCCGCCCACACGCCCCACCTCACCCCCAACAGCCCGGTGAACGGCACGAGATACGCCGGATACCCAGGCCGCGCCTCGAAGATCCGCATGAACCGCTCGGACGCGAACGGCACGGTGTGGCCGCCGACTTGACCGGCCCGCAGCCGCGCCTCGACCGCCCGCCACTCCTTCGCCCGGCACGCGGCGGCGACCCGCGCCCCCGGCGAGGGCTCCCGGAACCGCGTGACGTCGACGCCCTGCCGCCGCGCGGCCGTCGCACCCCGGCCCGCGCACACGTAGCCGATCGTGGCCGCCGCTGCCTCCCGCTTCCCGTAGCCGCTCAACGACAGCGCGTACGACAGGTAGTTCTTCGAGTCGGGCGTGTCCCGCCCGTCCACATGGGCGAGTTGGCACACGGCGAACAGCGCCGCCAGCACCAGCACCCACGCACGCGTCGTCACCCCGGCTCGCCCTGCAACAGGGTCCGGACGACGCGCTCGGCGGCGTGACCGTCGTCGAACGCGCAGAACCGCGCGCGGAACTCCTTGCGCGCCAGGGCCGATTCCTCGTCCCGCCAGCGGCCGGACGCGAACAGCTCCGCCAACTCCCCGTAATCACGCGTGACATGACCGGGCGGCTCGGCGGTGACGTCGAAGTACAGGCCCCGCGCGGCGGTGTACGTGGCGAGGTCGTCGGCGTGGACCACGATCGGGCGGTCCAGGTTGGCGTAGTCGAACATCAGGGCCGAGTAGTCGGTGACGAGGACGTCCGACGCCAACATGACCTCCTCCACGTGGAGTTCGTCCGTCGCGTCGACCAGCACCCCGCGCCGGTGCAGCTCCGCGAGTCCCAACCCCCGTACCGGGCCCGCCGCGAGCGAGGGATGCAGCCGGACGACGAGGGTGTGGCCCTCGCCCAGGTCGGCGGCGAACCGGGCGAGGTCGACGCGCTCGGCGTACCCGCCCCGGACGTGGTCGCGGCGGGTCGGGGCGTACAGGACGACGGTGTTACCGGCCGGGATGCCGAGCCGGTCCCGGACGGCAACTCCCCGGTCCGGCGAGGCCGTTACGAGGACGTCGTTGCGCGGGCTGCCGGTGCGGGCCGACGCGAAGTGGCACGGGTACGCCCGCTCCCACACCAGCTCCGAGTGCAGGTTGGCGACCAGGCTGTGGTCCCACCGGTCGGCCTGGCGCAGCATGCGCGGCACGTCGAGGCCGTAGCGGGCGCCGGGCTTGGCGAGGAGGTCGGCGGCCATGTACTTGAGCGGGGTGCCCAGATGGGTGTGGATGTGGACGCTGCCGGGCCGCTTCACGAGCGCGCCGGGCCAGGGGACGTTGTTGACGAAGTACGCGGCTCTGGCAGCCAGTTGGCGGTACGCGCGGGAGTCCGGCGCGACGCGCTCCACCCCGTCGGGCACCCCGGCCGCGTCGTCCCGGACGACCCACACGCCGCGCAGATGCGGAGCGATCTCGCGGGCCTTGTGGTAGATCGCGGCGGGGTCGCCGAGGACACCCCGGTGTGAAAACGCCGAGTACAGCACGAGGTTGGGATCGAGGCGCCGGTTCAGCCGGGCCCTGGCGACCGTGCGGCGGGCGCGCTTCTCGGCCGCCGCACGCAGCCGCCGGCGCAGGGCCGCCGCGCGCTGCCGGGCCAGGTAGGCGGCCCAACTCCCGTACAGCACCCGCAGTTCCGGCGGAATCGATTCCTCGTCCGGCCGGTGCGCGCGGAACAGCTCCGCCGAACGGCGGAAGAACTCAGGCTTGTCGGCGGGCGGCAGCCGGTTCGGCTTGCCCAGGATGTCGAGGCAGTGCTCGCCCATCTTGCGGTGCAGGAACGGACGCCAACTCGCAAGCTCCGGGCGGGAGTCGAGGAACGCGAAGACGCGGCCGTACTGCTCATGGACGTCGAAGTGCTTGGCGGAGGTCGTGGAGAGGATGCTGCCCTGGCGGCGCTGGCGGTACAGGACGCAGATCCGGTCGAGCAGCGCGATCCGCTCGGCGCTGAACATCACCGGGAAGGTCCAGGGCGTGTCCTCGTAGTAGCCCGGCGGGAACGCGAAGCCGTGCCGCTCGACGAAGTCACGGCGCTGCACCTTGTTCCACGCGACCATCATCAGGTCGAGCACCTGCGGGAGTCGAGCCGCCGTGAACACCCCGTCGGTCGCCCTCAGGAGGTGCGCGAGGACGTTCCTGCGGACACCGCCCCACCAGTAGGCGCGCGCGTAGTCGAAGACCAGGACGTCCGGATCGCCGCACTCCGCCAGCCGGTCGGCGATCGCGGCGAGGGCGCCGGGGGTGAGGGTGTCGTCGCTGTCGAGGAAGAACAGGTAGTCCCCGACGGCGAGTTGGGCCCCCGCGTTGCGGGCGCGGCCCAGGCCCACGTTCTGCGCCAGGTGCAGCACCCGCACCCGCTCGTCGCGCGCCGCGTACGCGTCGAGGATCGCGCCGCTGCCGTCCGGCGAGCAGTCGTCGACGGCGATCACCTCGAAGTCCCCGAACGACTGGGCCAGCAGCGAGTCCAGGCACTCGCGCAGGAAGCTCTGGACGTTGAAACAGGGCACGATGACGCTGAACCGGGGCATGCTGTCAGCTCCTGACC encodes:
- a CDS encoding bifunctional glycosyltransferase/CDP-glycerol:glycerophosphate glycerophosphotransferase: MPRFSVIVPCFNVQSFLRECLDSLLAQSFGDFEVIAVDDCSPDGSGAILDAYAARDERVRVLHLAQNVGLGRARNAGAQLAVGDYLFFLDSDDTLTPGALAAIADRLAECGDPDVLVFDYARAYWWGGVRRNVLAHLLRATDGVFTAARLPQVLDLMMVAWNKVQRRDFVERHGFAFPPGYYEDTPWTFPVMFSAERIALLDRICVLYRQRRQGSILSTTSAKHFDVHEQYGRVFAFLDSRPELASWRPFLHRKMGEHCLDILGKPNRLPPADKPEFFRRSAELFRAHRPDEESIPPELRVLYGSWAAYLARQRAAALRRRLRAAAEKRARRTVARARLNRRLDPNLVLYSAFSHRGVLGDPAAIYHKAREIAPHLRGVWVVRDDAAGVPDGVERVAPDSRAYRQLAARAAYFVNNVPWPGALVKRPGSVHIHTHLGTPLKYMAADLLAKPGARYGLDVPRMLRQADRWDHSLVANLHSELVWERAYPCHFASARTGSPRNDVLVTASPDRGVAVRDRLGIPAGNTVVLYAPTRRDHVRGGYAERVDLARFAADLGEGHTLVVRLHPSLAAGPVRGLGLAELHRRGVLVDATDELHVEEVMLASDVLVTDYSALMFDYANLDRPIVVHADDLATYTAARGLYFDVTAEPPGHVTRDYGELAELFASGRWRDEESALARKEFRARFCAFDDGHAAERVVRTLLQGEPG